The following are encoded in a window of Actinomycetota bacterium genomic DNA:
- a CDS encoding acyltransferase family protein — translation MSLRPPAPAPKKTARRSPSKGPRLLAENPDIPFRPKPGSPTGRNGYSPLGGVPGVLPGALPGRNGHGSTAPNGHAPVSSNGHAPAGSNGHAHGAANGNGTGNGTGNGNGHAKRVAAPGRARISAFVPAQIRPPVGSGFRPPPQNGHAPPAETAPQGSGSVPAGQAPRRLGRRKRAQGRLRVPSADGFRGLAAIGVVACHCLYAAARPHLSNKFLLHLIVASYVSVDYFFILSGFLLFLPMVAEGNFGSKKAYALRRSARIVPAYYLAVIATLLLLPWVVTVPVHVTPFTRVGSMTLLLHLTFAQHSLGLALGYPEGFFVNGAVWTLAIEVVFYALLPVIAGWYRKHPFVGLGIAEVIAATWRTIGTHGWFPLPHWAGLKSPQFVKEILVTQFPTYTAHFALGMTAAFVFVQIRNGNLKFKIPSLAWVPVEAASLSGVLWWMNQAGARDVAFKSGPFDHWIGTTPVAVCFTVLVLATALAPTWAQFPFTNWISKKLGDVSYGLYLTHLLFVGYALKTLHWTPNATSGDFLKMFAFACGGALIVGSVSYYCMERPIIRWSHRKSKEIEKRAAAERLAGPVLAPAPVLVPTPALEPGEAAEAVRPAVEPFRPVVEPVRPERAPVRAPAPVATPVPVLVGAAAGPVAVPPAAPEFPSQLPVELFEPAARRAPVIDRPAARPAASARTAAGRPAARAADPVAPAARPRSTDRRPAAAEVPEEIPGIVYVEDILAATEPPAPVPASHHPVADAMESSPRQATTGDAEARPPRPPSNGSSGNGFWWAGMPSAQSAEVEEPAGEPAPVRPRSRAWAAR, via the coding sequence GTGAGCCTCCGCCCGCCGGCCCCGGCGCCCAAGAAGACCGCCCGGCGCTCGCCGTCCAAGGGTCCGCGCCTGCTGGCCGAGAACCCCGACATCCCCTTCCGGCCGAAGCCCGGCAGCCCCACGGGGCGGAACGGGTACAGCCCGCTGGGCGGGGTACCCGGGGTGTTGCCCGGGGCGTTGCCCGGAAGGAACGGGCACGGCTCGACGGCGCCCAACGGGCATGCCCCGGTCTCCTCCAACGGGCATGCCCCGGCGGGATCGAACGGTCACGCCCATGGGGCGGCCAATGGGAATGGCACCGGCAATGGCACTGGCAACGGCAATGGCCATGCGAAAAGGGTGGCGGCGCCCGGGCGCGCCCGGATTTCCGCCTTCGTGCCCGCCCAGATCCGCCCACCGGTCGGGAGCGGGTTCCGCCCGCCGCCCCAGAACGGCCATGCACCGCCGGCGGAGACCGCGCCCCAGGGCAGCGGATCGGTACCGGCAGGTCAGGCGCCTCGCCGGCTGGGGCGCCGCAAACGGGCCCAGGGCCGGCTGCGGGTCCCGTCGGCCGACGGCTTCCGCGGGCTGGCGGCGATCGGCGTCGTGGCCTGCCACTGCCTGTATGCCGCTGCCCGGCCCCACCTGTCGAACAAGTTCCTGCTCCACCTGATCGTCGCCTCGTACGTCAGCGTCGACTATTTCTTCATCTTGAGCGGCTTCCTGCTGTTCCTGCCCATGGTGGCGGAGGGCAACTTCGGGAGCAAGAAGGCCTACGCCCTGCGCCGGAGTGCCCGGATCGTGCCCGCCTACTACCTGGCGGTGATCGCCACCCTGCTCCTGCTGCCCTGGGTGGTCACCGTTCCGGTGCACGTCACGCCCTTCACCCGGGTGGGCTCGATGACCCTGCTGCTCCACCTGACCTTCGCTCAGCACAGCCTGGGGCTGGCGCTCGGTTATCCCGAGGGCTTCTTCGTCAACGGTGCGGTGTGGACGCTGGCCATCGAAGTGGTGTTCTACGCCCTGCTGCCGGTGATCGCCGGGTGGTACCGCAAGCACCCCTTCGTCGGCCTGGGCATCGCCGAGGTGATCGCCGCCACCTGGCGCACCATCGGGACCCACGGCTGGTTCCCCCTGCCGCACTGGGCCGGGCTGAAGTCGCCCCAGTTCGTCAAGGAGATCCTGGTCACACAGTTCCCCACCTACACCGCCCACTTCGCGCTCGGCATGACCGCGGCCTTCGTCTTCGTCCAGATCCGCAACGGCAACCTGAAGTTCAAGATCCCCTCCCTGGCCTGGGTGCCGGTGGAGGCGGCATCGTTGTCGGGCGTGCTGTGGTGGATGAACCAGGCGGGAGCCCGGGACGTGGCCTTCAAGTCCGGGCCCTTCGACCACTGGATCGGCACCACGCCGGTGGCGGTGTGCTTCACGGTGCTGGTCCTGGCGACCGCTCTGGCGCCGACATGGGCGCAGTTCCCGTTCACAAACTGGATCAGCAAGAAGCTGGGCGACGTGAGCTATGGGCTGTACCTCACGCACCTGCTGTTCGTGGGGTATGCCCTGAAAACGTTGCACTGGACGCCTAACGCCACCTCGGGCGACTTCCTCAAGATGTTCGCCTTCGCCTGCGGCGGGGCGCTGATCGTGGGGTCGGTGTCGTACTACTGCATGGAGCGGCCGATCATCCGGTGGTCGCACCGCAAGTCGAAGGAGATCGAGAAGCGGGCGGCGGCGGAGCGGCTCGCCGGGCCAGTGCTGGCCCCCGCCCCTGTGCTGGTGCCGACCCCGGCCCTGGAGCCCGGGGAGGCTGCGGAGGCTGTGCGGCCGGCTGTGGAGCCGTTCCGGCCGGTCGTGGAGCCTGTCCGGCCGGAACGTGCGCCTGTGCGGGCGCCGGCTCCGGTGGCGACTCCCGTGCCGGTGCTGGTGGGGGCGGCCGCCGGCCCAGTCGCCGTGCCACCAGCGGCGCCCGAGTTCCCGAGCCAGCTGCCCGTCGAACTCTTCGAGCCGGCGGCCCGGCGTGCTCCGGTGATCGACCGCCCGGCCGCCCGACCGGCCGCCTCGGCCCGGACGGCCGCGGGACGACCCGCGGCTCGGGCGGCCGACCCGGTTGCTCCGGCCGCCCGTCCCAGGTCGACCGACCGCCGGCCGGCAGCGGCGGAGGTGCCCGAGGAGATCCCGGGCATCGTGTACGTCGAGGACATCCTGGCTGCGACCGAGCCTCCAGCGCCCGTGCCCGCATCTCACCACCCAGTGGCGGACGCGATGGAGTCCTCTCCCCGGCAGGCAACGACCGGGGACGCCGAAGCCCGCCCGCCCCGGCCTCCCTCCAACGGCTCGTCGGGCAACGGCTTCTGGTGGGCAGGGATGCCGAGCGCTCAGAGCGCCGAGGTCGAGGAACCGGCCGGGGAGCCGGCGCCGGTTCGACCCCGGAGCCGGGCCTGGGCAGCCCGCTAG
- a CDS encoding FkbM family methyltransferase codes for MDLPLPSSRAAAIAPLLDDPIVVVDVGARWGFASTWDDLGDRYVAIGFEPDAEECRRLQELHRRSGAPHRVAPVALGPRSGVATLHVTRQPACSSLYPPSAAAYERHPGLGVITPESSVMVELAVLDEWCAAEGIARVDVIKVDTQGSELGVLEGAQATLAGVRAVEVEVEFNELYAGAPLFGDVDRFLRRRGFVLWRLRDLAHYGQAGADLGWRTPDVWQLDDGAHRFDSGPGQLFWANAYYLRREVAYPAAGLGWHQLVRDACITGALGFHDVSGLALGLARDGAPPAVAERISAALASPGAPPAPAAPAPVSSFRRPGTVKISLTDPAFAGGGWHPPQVVGDLGLRWSGPGRDAWIDLPAVVGAGSRVELLVAAAVTPEVEGSLAVSVGGRNVALTASPHRHGTLYAGVVPEGALSRRGSTRVMVGTSATRLWSSVNPSPGSPASASEDGDLELGVAVAWVRVTLAGEGPS; via the coding sequence TTGGATCTACCTCTACCTTCCTCGCGAGCCGCCGCCATCGCCCCCCTCCTCGACGACCCCATCGTCGTGGTTGACGTGGGCGCCCGGTGGGGGTTTGCTTCCACCTGGGACGACCTGGGTGACCGCTATGTGGCCATCGGCTTCGAGCCGGACGCCGAGGAGTGCCGGCGGCTGCAGGAACTCCACCGGCGGTCGGGGGCGCCGCACCGGGTAGCGCCGGTGGCGCTGGGCCCCCGTTCGGGGGTGGCCACCCTGCACGTCACCCGGCAGCCGGCGTGCTCCTCGCTCTACCCGCCTTCGGCGGCGGCCTACGAGCGGCACCCGGGCCTCGGGGTGATCACCCCGGAGTCCTCGGTGATGGTCGAGCTGGCCGTCCTGGACGAGTGGTGCGCCGCTGAGGGGATCGCGCGGGTGGATGTCATCAAGGTCGATACGCAGGGGTCGGAGCTGGGCGTCCTGGAGGGCGCCCAGGCGACCCTGGCCGGGGTGCGGGCGGTCGAGGTCGAGGTCGAGTTCAACGAGCTCTACGCCGGGGCGCCGCTATTCGGCGACGTCGACCGGTTCCTGCGCCGGCGGGGTTTCGTCCTCTGGCGGCTGCGGGACCTCGCCCACTACGGGCAGGCGGGGGCCGACCTCGGCTGGCGCACGCCCGACGTGTGGCAGCTGGATGACGGCGCCCACCGGTTCGACAGCGGCCCCGGCCAGCTCTTCTGGGCGAACGCCTACTACCTGCGCCGGGAGGTGGCCTACCCGGCCGCCGGTCTCGGCTGGCACCAGCTCGTGCGCGACGCCTGCATCACCGGGGCGCTGGGATTCCACGACGTGTCCGGGCTGGCCCTCGGGTTGGCCCGGGATGGCGCCCCGCCGGCGGTGGCCGAACGGATTTCGGCGGCTCTGGCGTCGCCGGGAGCGCCTCCGGCCCCGGCGGCCCCGGCCCCGGTCTCGTCGTTCCGGCGGCCCGGGACGGTGAAGATCAGCCTGACCGACCCCGCCTTCGCCGGCGGGGGCTGGCACCCGCCCCAGGTGGTGGGCGACCTCGGCCTGCGCTGGAGTGGGCCCGGCCGGGACGCCTGGATCGACCTGCCGGCGGTGGTGGGGGCCGGGTCCCGCGTCGAGCTCCTGGTGGCGGCGGCCGTCACCCCGGAGGTCGAGGGGAGCCTGGCGGTGTCGGTCGGGGGCCGGAACGTGGCACTGACCGCCTCGCCCCACCGGCACGGCACCCTGTACGCCGGCGTGGTCCCGGAGGGGGCGCTGTCCCGGAGGGGGAGCACCCGGGTGATGGTGGGGACGTCGGCCACCCGGTTGTGGAGCTCGGTGAACCCGTCGCCCGGGTCACCGGCGTCGGCCTCAGAGGACGGGGACCTCGAGCTGGGTGTGGCCGTGGCGTGGGTGCGGGTGACCCTGGCCGGGGAGGGCCCCTCGTGA